From a single Lolium rigidum isolate FL_2022 chromosome 7, APGP_CSIRO_Lrig_0.1, whole genome shotgun sequence genomic region:
- the LOC124675281 gene encoding lipase-like, whose product MERWRRVSVVALLLLLLSACHGKELSVENHDQSLVYDHTLAKTLVEYASAVYMTDLTALYTWTCSRCNDFTQDFEMRSLIVDVENCLQAFVGIDHNLNAIIVAIRGTQENSVQNWIEDLIWKQLDLSYPNMPNAKVHSGFFSSYNNTILRVAITSAVRNARNTYGDINVIVTGHSMGGAMAAFCALDLSISLGSKKVQLMTFGQPRVGNAVFASYFSEYVPNTIRLVHAHDIVPHLPPYFSFLSKLTYHHFPREVWINDSEDNTTEQICDSSGEDPNCCRCLSILSLSIQDHFTYLGVDMEADDWSTCRIIRAQSVEQLRKDLASNIIMAKHNVDVSIVENGVQTDWSSSR is encoded by the exons ATGGAGAGATGGAGGCGGGTCAGTGTGGTGgccctgctgctcctgctgctctcCGCTTGTCATGGCAAAG AGCTCTCTGTGGAGAATCACGATCAGAGTCTTGTTTATGATCATACTCTTGCTAAGACCCTTGTGGAATATGCTTCAGCT GTATATATGACAGATTTAACAGCTCTGtatacatggacatgctcaagaTGCAATGACTTTACTCAA GACTTCGAGATGAGATCTCTAATTGTTGATGTGGAGAATTGCTTGCAG GCATTCGTTGGCATAGATCATAATCTGAATGCAATAATAGTTGCAATAAGAGGGACTCAAGAGAACAG TGTACAGAATTGGATCGAGGACTTGATATGGAAGCAACTTGACCTGAGCTATCCAAACATGCCAAATGCAAAG GTGCACAGTGGATTTTTCTCCTCCTATAATAATACAATTTTACGTGTTGCTATCACAAGTGCTGTTCGCAACGCAAGAAACACATATGGGGATATCAACGTCATAGTTACAGGGCACTCGATGGGAGGAGCGATGGCTGCCTTTTGTGCGCTTGATCTTTCT ATCAGTCTTGGAAGCAAAAAGGTTCAACTCATGACTTTTGGACAGCCTCGTGTTGGCAATGCTGTTTTTGCCTCCTACTTTTCTGAATATGTACCGAACACAATTCGACTGGTACACGCACATGATATTGTGCCACATTTGCCACCGTATTTCTCATTTCTTTCCAAACTGACGTACCACCATTTCCCAAGAGAG GTCTGGATCAACGACTCTGAAGACAACACAACCGAACAGATATGTGATTCCAGCGGGGAAGACCCAAACTGCTGCAG GTGCCTTTCCATATTGAGTCTGAGCATCCAGGACCATTTCACATACCTGGGAGTCGATATGGAAGCAGACGACTGGAGCACCTGCAGAATCATCAGAGCACAAAGTGTCGAGCAATTACGAAAGGATCTTGCCAGCAACATTATCATGGCAAAGCACAATGTTGATGTCTCGATTGTCGAGAATGGTGTGCAGACAGACTGGAGCAGTTCTAGATAG
- the LOC124670801 gene encoding probable serine/threonine-protein kinase PBL7: MSCFPCSGSSGKAGEEPAALSPSPRPSAKAPPDRINSRSSVSKKEVSVRRDGSIAHGPAKIFTFRELAVATKNFRKDCLLGEGGFGRVYKGHMENGQVIAVKQLDRNGFQGNREFLVEVLMLSLLHHPNLVRLIGYCADGDQRLLVYEYMVLGSLENHLHDRPPDKEPLDWNSRMKIAVGAAKGLEYLHDKANPPVIYRDFKPSNILLSEDYYPKLSDFGLAKLGPVGDKTHVSTRVMGTYGYCAPEYAMTGQLTVKSDVYSFGVVFLELVTGRRAIDHTQPDGEANLVAWARPMFRDRRKFCQMADPLLKGRYPKRGLYQSLAIAAMCLQEKAASRPLIADVVTALSYLASQQYDPKSCRTCPSTPRAKAHRRTTSVPDAQHAADSVNWNVVDLGRKETIRSGEHEQDYSEGCGSGSSSGRNDGLDVPELLSWHNGKSYGEADSDRKSAVIVDAHEKPRADSGKYHRQF, encoded by the exons ATGAGCTGCTTCCCGTGCTCAGGATCGTCGGGgaaggccggggaggagccggcGGCCCTCTCGCCGTCGCCGCGGCCCTCGGCGAAGGCGCCACCTG ATCGAATTAATTCTCGTAGTTCCGTATCCAAGAAGGAAGTTTCTGTTCGCAGAGATGGAAGCATTGCACATGGTCCGGCAAAGATTTTTACTTTCCGAGAGCTAGCTGTTGCTACCAAGAATTTCAGAAAAGACTGTTTGTTGGGTGAAGGTGGTTTCGGTCGCGTCTATAAAGGACACATGGAGAATGGACag GTTATTGCAGTGAAGCAACTCGATAGAAATGGTTTTCAAGGAAATCGTGAATTTCTTGTGGAGGTTCTCATGCTAAGCCTCTTGCACCATCCCAATCTTGTGAGATTAATTGGATATTGCGCAGATGGTGATCAGCGCCTCCTAGTTTATGAGTATATGGTACTGGGATCCCTAGAAAACCATCTACATG ACCGCCCACCAGACAAGGAGCCCCTTGATTGGAATTCAAGGATGAAGATTGCTGTCGGTGCAGCAAAGGGTTTAGAGTACCTACATGATAAGGCAAATCCACCTGTCATATATAGAGATTTCAAACCATCAAATATTCTTCTGAGTGAAGATTATTACCCCAAGTTGTCTGACTTTGGGCTTGCTAAACTTGGTCCAGTTGGTGACAAAACCCACGTCTCAACAAGAGTTATGGGAACATATGGCTATTGTGCTCCTGAATATGCCATGACAGGACAGTTGACAGTAAAGTCTGATGTTTACAGTTTTGGTGTTGTCTTTCTTGAACTCGTTACAGGTCGGAGAGCCATTGATCACACCCAGCCTGATGGGGAGGCAAATCTTGTCGCATGG GCTCGCCCAATGTTCAGAGACCGGCGAAAATTCTGCCAGATGGCCGATCCATTGCTGAAGGGGCGCTATCCCAAGAGGGGTTTGTATCAGTCTCTGGCTATTGCAGCAATGTGTTTGCAGGAGAAGGCAGCATCCCGACCACTCATAGCGGATGTTGTCACTGCACTCTCTTATCTAGCTTCGCAACAATATGATCCAAAAAGCTGCAGGACTTGTCCATCTACCCCAAGGGCGAAAGCACACCGACGAACAACAAGTGTTCCCGACGCTCAACATGCAGCTGACTCAGTTAACTGGAACGTCGTAGACTTGGGAAGAAAGGAGACTATTAGAAGTGGGGAACATGAACAGGATTACAGTGAAGGTTGCGGCAGTGGCAGTAGCTCTGGAAGGAATGATGGCTTAGATGTGCCAGAACTGCTTTCTTGGCATAATGGGAAATCTTATGGTGAAGCTGATAGCGATCGCAAGTCCGCTGTCATAGTTGATGCACACGAGAAACCAAGAGCAGACTCTGGCAAATATCACAGGCAGTTCTGA